In one Nicotiana tomentosiformis chromosome 6, ASM39032v3, whole genome shotgun sequence genomic region, the following are encoded:
- the LOC104090923 gene encoding chlorophyllase-1-like: MSEPTPRHYFFEVRQDTYWVRGDLRIQATLTAHFCAGFSPSNRSAPKILQYIPRNFDQTIPVAVIGAGLSNQRVCIFPPFAPNGVNHSEFFNECKPPCCYFLAKNYGHTDMLDDEIAAIASLISKSGKGPKDLMRKAVGGIVVAFLEAKLGGKVDNLNPIVQEPSLAPITLDPVISVK, encoded by the exons ATGTCGgagccgacccctcgtcactacttcttcgaggttaggcaggatacttattgggtacgcggtGATTTACGTATTCAAGCTACActtactgcacatttttgtgcag GTTTTTCTCCGTCCAACCGATCTGCTCCAAAAATTCTTCAATATATTCCTCGCAATTTCGATCAGACGATACCTGTGGCGGTGATCGGCGCCGGCTTGTCAAACCAGCGTGTGTGTATCTTCCCACCCTTCGCACCAAACGGTGTCAACCATTCGGAGTTTTTTAACGAGTGCAAACCACCTTGCTGTTATTTTCTGGCTAAAAATTATGGACATACTGATATGTTAGATGACGAAATTGCTGCAATTGCGAGTTTGATTTCAAAGAGTGGGAAGGGACCAAAGGACCTTATGAGAAAGGCTGTTGGAGGGATTGTTGTGGCTTTTCTTGAGGCTAAATTGGGAGGGAAAGTGGATAATTTAAATCCCATTGTTCAAGAACCTTCTCTTGCTCCCATCACCCTTGATCCAGTCATATCTGTCAAATAA